TACCAGTGGGCACACCCCGGCAAGCAGCTCATTTTCATGGGCACCGAATTTGGCCAGGAAGCCGAGTGGTCGGAGCAGTACGGGCTCGACTGGTTCCTGGCTGACATCCCGGCGCATCGTGGGCTTCAACTCCTGGTCCGCGACCTCAATGGCCTATACAAATCAACGCCTGCGCTGCATGTCCGTGACAACGAGCCCGGCGGCTTCCAGTGGATCAACGGTGGAGATGCCGACCACAACGTGCTGACCTTCATTCGTTGGGACCACGACGGCAAGCCTTTGGTGTGCGCAGTCAACTTCTCCGGTGGCCCCCACAACGATTACGTCCTGGGAGTGCCGGAAGCAGGGGAGTGGGTTGAAGTCCTGAACACCGATTCTGAAACCTACGGTGGTTCGGGCGTCATCAATGCTGGAACACTGAAGGCTGCGTCACCGGGCACTGACGGCCAGCCGGCAGCGTTGACCGTGACACTTCCACCGCTGGGAGCCTCGTGGTTCGCGTTGGCTGAGTAGTTCCTTGGATCAGGGAGGGTCTGGAGCTTGCCGCTCCGGGCCCTCCTTCCCTGTGTTTCAGGGGTTTCTGAGGTGGTGAGGGAGACCTCTACCGACGGGCTTTGCCATCTCGCTGGAGTAGGGGTATAGTTAGTACCCGCGCTGGTCCCCGAGTGGAGATCGCCAAGCCGACAAGATACCGCAACGAAAAATCAAGTCATGCTTGCCGATTTGACTCCGAGAGGTCCAGCGGGTAAGTTTGAAAAGTTGCTCCGGAGCGATCCAGCGAAGGCTGGTGGTACAGCTTTGGAATAGTGACCTGTTGTTTGAGAACTCAATAGTGTGCCAAGTTTGTTGATGCCGATTGTTTTATTGATTGGTTGAAATTATGGCCGGATTGCTGCGCACCCCCGTGTGTGGTGGTCTGGTTTTCAGCTGGTTTCGAATTTTGTGCAGCCATGGTCCGTCGTTATTTCCGGTGGGTGTGGTTGTGTCTGTTTGATTTTTTGTTTTCAACGGAGAGTTTGATCCTGGCTCAGGATGAACGCTGGCGGCGTGCTTAACACATGCAAGTCGAACGATGATCTCCAGCTTGCTGGGGGGATTAGTGGCGAACGGGTGAGTAACACGTGAGTAACCTGCCCTTGACTCTGGGATAAGCCTGGGAAACTGGGTCTAATACCGGATATGACTCCTCATCGCATGGTGGGGGGTGGAAAGCTTTTGTGGTTTTGGATGGACTCGCGGCCTATCAGCTTGTTGGTGGGGTAATGGCCTACCAAGGCGACGACGGGTAGCCGGCCTGAGAGGGTGACCGGCCACACTGGGACTGAGACACGGCCCAGACTCCTACGGGAGGCAGCAGTGGGGAATATTGCACAATGGGCGAAAGCCTGATGCAGCGACGCCGCGTGAGGGATGACGGCCTTCGGGTTGTAAACCTCTTTCAGTAGGGAAGAAGCGAAAGTGACGGTACCTGCAGAAGAAGCGCCGGCTAACTACGTGCCAGCAGCCGCGGTAATACGTAGGGCGCAAGCGTTATCCGGAATTATTGGGCGTAAAGAGCTCGTAGGCGGTTTGTCGCGTCTGCTGTGAAAGACCGGGGCTCAACTCCGGTTCTGCAGTGGGTACGGGCAGACTAGAGTGCAGTAGGGGAGACTGGAATTCCTGGTGTAGCGGTGAAATGCGCAGATATCAGGAGGAACACCGATGGCGAAGGCAGGTCTCTGGGCTGTAACTGACGCTGAGGAGCGAAAGCATGGGGAGCGAACAGGATTAGATACCCTGGTAGTCCATGCCGTAAACGTTGGGCACTAGGTGTGGGGGACATTCCACGTTTTCCGCGCCGTAGCTAACGCATTAAGTGCCCCGCCTGGGGAGTACGGCCGCAAGGCTAAAACTCAAAGGAATTGACGGGGGCCCGCACAAGCGGCGGAGCATGCGGATTAATTCGATGCAACGCGAAGAACCTTACCAAGGCTTGACATGAACCGGAAAGACCTGGAAACAGGTGCCCCGCTTGCGGTCGGTTTACAGGTGGTGCATGGTTGTCGTCAGCTCGTGTCGTGAGATGTTGGGTTAAGTCCCGCAACGAGCGCAACCCTCGTTCTATGTTGCCAGCGGTTCGGCCGGGGACTCATAGGAGACTGCCGGGGTCAACTCGGAGGAAGGTGGGGACGACGTCAAATCATCATGCCCCTTATGTCTTGGGCTTCACGCATGCTACAATGGCCGGTACAAAGGGTTGCGATACTGTGAGGTGGAGCTAATCCCAAAAAGCCGGTCTCAGTTCGGATTGGGGTCTGCAACTCGACCCCATGAAGTCGGAGTCGCTAGTAATCGCAGATCAGCAACGCTGCGGTGAATACGTTCCCGGGCCTTGTACACACCGCCCGTCAAGTCACGAAAGTTGGTAACACCCGAAGCCGGTGGCCTAACCCTTGTGGGGGGAGCCGTCGAAGGTGGGACCGGCGATTGGGACTAAGTCGTAACAAGGTAGCCGTACCGGAAGGTGCGGCTGGATCACCTCCTTTCTAAGGAGCTGCTAACAACTGCTGGTGTCCGTGTATGCGGGTGCGTGGTGGTTGTCAGTGTTGCCCATTGCGCAGGCGTCTGTTCTGCGGTGGGTGCTCATGGGTGGAATATCAACGAATCAAAGTTTTTTGGCATGGCCTTTACCGGTTGTGTCCTGGTGCCAGTACGGCAACGCCTTTTCTGCTTTTGTGGTGGTGGGGTGTTGTCAGGAACGTGCCGGGGCGTGGATTGTGTGGGTTGTGTTTGGCGCACTGTTGGGTCCTGAGGCAACAGGACCTTTTTGCAGCAATGCAGGGGGGCACAGTTCTGGTGTTTCTTCTTGTTCCTGCTTCCGGTATTGCCGGTCACTGTTATCAGCCCCGTGTTGTGGGTTGTGGTGTCCGGGGGTCTGGTTGATGGGGTTGTTGTTTGAGAACTACATAGTGGACGCGAGCATCTAGGACACACACACGTGTGTGTGTGTTCTTACAGCAATTTCTTATGAATGAACCTTGGGCCCAAGTGGCGCATGGTTCTCTCGAGTAAGTTTATTGATCTTGTGTGGTCAAGTTTTTAAGGGCACACGGTGGATGCCTTGGCATTAGGAGCCGAAGAAGGACGTAGGAATCTGCGATAAGCCTGGGGGAGTTGATAACCGAGCGTTGATCCCAGGATGTCCGAATGGGGAAACCCCGCACAACGCTGCAAGGTGATTGTGTGACCCGCATCTGAACACATAGGGTGCGTGGGGGGAACGCGGGGAAGTGAAACATCTCAGTACCCGCAGGAAGAGAAAACAAGAGTGATTCCGTTAGTAGTGGCGAGCGAACGCGGATCAGGCTAAACCGTTTCCATGTGTGATAGCCGGCGGGCGTTGCATGGGCGGGGTTGTGGGACTTTCCGTACTGGTTCTGCCGGACTGGTGGGGTGTGTAGTGCAGGCATAGGTGAACGGTCTTGAAAGGCCGGCCAGAGAGGGTGTGAGCCCCGTAACCGTAATGTTGTGTACCGCCTGGAGAGGATCCCAAGTAGCACGGGGCCCGAGAAATCCCGTGCGAATCTGTCAGGACCACCTGATAAGCCTAAATACTTCCTAATGACCGATAGCGGACCAGTACCGTGAGGGAAAGGTGAAAAGTACCCCGGGAGGGGAGTGAAACAGTACCTGAAACCGTGTGCTTACAATCCGTCGGAGCCAGTCTGATTCTGGTGACGGCGTGCCTTTTGAAGAATGAGCCTGCGAGTTAGTGTTACGTCGCGAGGTTAACCCGTGTGGGGTAGCCGTAGCGAAAGCGAGTCTGAACAGGGCGAGTGTAGTGGCGTGATCTAGACCCGAAGCGGAGTGATCTACCCATGGCCAGGTTGAAGCGACGGTAAGACGTCGTGGAGGACCGAACCCACTTCAGTTGAAAATGGAGGGGATGAGCTGTGGGTAGGGGTGAAAGGCCAATCAAACTCCGTGATAGCTGGTTCTCCCCGAAATGCATTTAGGTGCAGCGTTGCGTGTTTCTTGCCGGAGGTAGAGCTACTGGATGGCCGATGGGCCCTACAAGGTTACTGACGTCAGCCAAACTCCGAATGCCGGTAAGTGAGAGCGCAGCAGTGAGACTGTGGGGGATAAGCTTCATAGTCGAGAGGGAAACAGCCCAGACCACCAACTAAGGCCCCTAAGCGTGTGCTAAGTGGGAAAGGATGTGGAGTTGCGAAGACAACCAGGAGGTTGGCTTAGAAGCAGCCATCCTTGAAAGAGTGCGTAATAGCTCACTGGTCAAGTGATTCCGCGCCGACAATGTAGCGGGGCTCAAGTACACCGCCGAAGTTGTGGATTTCACACATTGCCCTAGCCTTCGTGGTTCAGGGGTGTGGAGTGGTAGGGGAGCGTCGTGTGGGCAGTGAAGTCGCGGTGGAAACCAGCGGTGGAGCCTACACGAGTGAGAATGCAGGCATGAGTAGCGAAAGACGGGTGAGAAACCCGTCCGCCGAATGATCAAGGGTTCCAGGGTCAAGCTAATCTGCCCTGGGTAAGTCGGGACCTAAGGCGAGGCCGACAGGCGTAGTCGATGGACAACGGGTTGATATTCCCGTACCGGCGAAAAACCGCCCATGCCAAGCGGGGGATACTAACCGCCCGGAGCCTGCCCTATCACCCTTGTGGTGTGTGGGTTTTGGCCGAGCGCGGGACCTGATCCCGGGAGGTAAGCGTATTAACAGGTGTGACGCAGGAAGGTAGCCGGGCCGGGCGATGGTTGCCCCGGTCCAAGGATGTAGGGTCAGGGATAGGCAAATCCGTTCCTGTGTGTTTCGAGCACGATCCTGAGATCTGATGGGACTCCCGTAAGGGGGGATCCGGTGATCCTATGCTGCCAAGAAAAGCATCGACGCGAGGTTTTAGCCGCCCGTACCCCAAACCGACACAGGTGATCAGGTAGAGAATACCAAGGCGATCGAGAGAATTATGGTTAAGGAACTCGGCAAAATGCCCCCGTAACTTCGGGAGAAGGGGGGCCTGCCCCGTGATACAGACTTGCTCTGTGGAGCGGGTGTGGGCCGCAGAGACCAGGGGGAAGCGACTGTTTACTAAAAACACAGGTCCGTGCGAAGTCGCAAGACGATGTATACGGACTGACTCCTGCCCGGTGCTGGAAGGTTAAGAGGACCGGTTAGCCACCTTGTGTGGCGAAGCTGAGAATTTAAGCCCCAGTAAACGGCGGTGGTAACTATAACCATCCTAAGGTAGCGAAATTCCTTGTCGGGTAAGTTCCGACCTGCACGAATGGAGTAACGACTTCCCCGCTGTCTCAACCATAAACTCGGCGAAATTGCAGTACGAGTAAAGATGCTCGTTACGCGCAGCAGGACGGAAAGACCCCGAGACCTTTACTATAGTTTGGTATTGGTGTTCGGAGTGGCTTGTGTAGGATAGGTGGGAGACGTTGAAACCCGGACGCCAGTTCGGGTGGAGTCATCGTTGAAATACCACTCTGGTCACTTTGGACATCTAACTTCGGCCCGTGATCCGGGTCAGGGACAGTGCCTGATGGGTAGTTTAACTGGGGCGGTTGCCTCCTAAAAAGTAACGGAGGCGCCCAAAGGTTCCCTCAGCCTGGTTGGCAATCAGGTGTCGAGTGTAAGTGCACAAGGGAGCTTGACTGTGAGAGAGACATCTCAAGCAGGGACGAAAGTCGGGACTAGTGATCCGGCGGTACATTGTGGAATGGCCGTCGCTCAACGGATAAAAGGTACCTCGGGGATAACAGGCTGATCTTGCCCAAGAGTCCATATCGACGGCATGGTTTGGCACCTCGATGTCGGCTCGTCGCATCCTGGGGCTGGAGTAGGTCCCAAGGGTTGGGCTGTTCGCCCATTAAAGCGGTACGCGAGCTGGGTTTAGAACGTCGTGAGACAGTTCGGTCCCTATCCGCTGCGCGCGCAGGAAATTTGAGAAGGGCTGTCCTTAGTACGAGAGGACCGGGACGGACGAACCTCTGGTGTGTCAGTTGTACTGCCAAGTGCACCGCTGATTAGCTACGTTCGGATGGGATAACCGCTGAAAGCATCTAAGCGGGAAGCTCGCTTCAAGATGAGATTTCCATACACAATTTGTGTGAGAGGCCCCCAGCCAGACCACTGGGTTGATAGGCCGGATGTGGAAGCGAGGACCAAAGACTCGTGAAGCTGACCGGTACTAATAGGCCAACAACTTACACCACACACAAACACTGCACGCGTCCACTATGTGGTTCCCGAACAACAACACCGTTGCTCCCAGGAACAAACACAACTAAATAACAACACCACAATGTTGTAACCACAAAACTTCCCACCCCCACCGGACCACAACCGGCCAAGCGGGGGGACGGGTAACAAGGTTACGGCGGTCATAGCGTGGGGGAAACGCCCGGTCCCATTCCGAACCCGGAAGCTAAGACCCACAGCGCCGATGGTACTGCACCCGGGAGGGTGTGGGAGAGTAGGACACCGCCGGACACACATTAGGTCGAGACCCCCCAACCCACACCAGGTCGGGGGGTCTCCCACATTTAAACCAGGCAAGCCCCGACCCTCACGGCCGGGGCTTGCCCCATTTAACAAGTGTTAACCCACGTTCCAGAACCCGCTGAGTTCCTCCACGAGTGCCCTTCCTTGGTCGTAACCGACCTGGGCGGCCGACGGACGCAACGACAGGTCCATCGCGTTGGCGCCGAACATGTGCTCGGAGGCGCTGTCCGGGAAAACCGCCTGAACGTGGCTACCGCCGGCGCGTAACGCGTCCACCTGTGTTGCCAAGTGCATGCCCCATTCCAAGGGAGTCCGCGTTCTGCCGCCGAATGGCGACAGCACCAGTACCCGTGCGTACCCGGCTGCCAGGTCTGCATTCTCAGCGTTGGATCGGTAGCCGCCGTCAATGTATCGGTCGTCGCCGATGCCGTAGGCAAAGCCACTCGCGCAGCTGGCGGCCACAGCGTCCACCAGTTCCACTCCACTGTGCCGGTCGAAAACGACGGGCTCTCCCGTGCGGGCGTCCACCGCCGTGATGAGGACCGTTCGTTGCGGCCACTGCGGGCTTGGCAGCCGGGAGGCCACGGTGGCACGCCACTGCGCTTGCCTTGACTCGTCTGCAGATGCATCCAACTCCAACGCAGCAGCACCCATTCTGCGACGCATATCGGCGGCGTCGGTAGAGGCGGCAATGATCTTGCTTGTTCTCTCCAAATGGTTCACCACCTGCTTCAACGGATTGGCCTGCCTCAATGTCTCGGCGTGCCTGAGTGGATTGACTTGGGACTGTGGCTGTCGCTGTGGCTGAGGCGGCGCCTCAAGGATGGCGGCAAACATTTCTATAGGGCTCGCCCCAGCCAACTGTGCCGCGGCCGTGGACCCTGCTGACGTGCCCACGGTCAGATCGGCCGTGGTCACATTCATGCCAGCATCGAACATTCCGGCGATGACGCCGATCAGCCATGCATTGCCCGTGGATCCACCGCCACCAAGCACCAACGCCCGTCCGGTTGTACGCCCCGCAGGGTTGGTGGGTTTCTCCTGAGGCTGGTCCTGAGCGGACCCCGTGAGATGGGAAGTGACGTGCAGGGTTGAAAAAGGTGTTGTATTCATGGGAGTCGCCTTTCGCGAATTGCCACTGGGGCGCTCCCGCTGGCGACTAAGTGAGTCGCGAGATCGTGTACTGCGGGGAAGCACCCATTGCGGATACTGCGTTCATGGGTCTCACCTCCTGCTGATAGATCACGATCAACGGGACTCTAGCACCGCACGAAGAGGCTGCGCAACCAAACCCTTTGGGTGAACGTGGATGTGGCCAGGAAGGTGTGTTCCCGCACCGGTAGAGTTGGTGGTCATGGACAGTATTTTCAGCCATCCCGAGCCGGACTCTGAGCCCTCGTCGCCGGACAGCAACGAACTTGACCCGCTCGTTGTGACAGTTGTGGTGCCCACCAACGTTTCGCATGCCTTCATGGGCTTTACGGACCATCCCCATCTTTGGTGGCCCCTCGAAGACGAGAGCGTGTTTGGTGCGGGCTCGCACGTGGAGTTCGAGGAGAACCTGATTCTGGAGACGGCCGAGGACGGCCGCACATCGGTCTGGGGGACCATCGATGACTGGCAGCCGCCTTTGTCCTTCCACGCGAGCTGGTATCCGGCGAGCACGCCTCTCTGGTCCACCGAGCTGAGGGTTTCGTTCCGGGCGGTAGAGGGTGGTACGGAATTGCGGTTGGTTCACGACGGTTGGGAAGGCGCGGAGGATCCTGCTGCAAGCCGGGCATCGTATGCGGAAGGTTGGCCTCGTGTCCTGGAACGCTATGTACGGTTCATGGGCGGGACCGTTGCCTAGGGTCAGGCGACTTCGTGCTGAAGACTGGTGTCTGTTGAGGAAAGTCCGGCTGGAAATGCTGTCGGACACGCCCATGGCTTATGTCGAAAGCTTGGAGGCGGCGCATCGGCAAACGGATGCGCAATGGCAGGAACGTGCTGCGGCTATGGCCGGCGATTCCAGTGTGACCTTGGTGGCTGACGGTGGCGTGGACGGAAGCCGGTTCTGTGGGCTGATGAGGGTTGTCCTGAAGCATCCCCAAGACCCGCGGAAGCCACTTCAGGCCATGCTGATAAGTGTCTATGTTGCCCCCGAACATCGAGGTTTGGGGTTGGCGGATGAACTCCTCCACCAAGCCTGCGAGGCTGCCCGGATCGACTTGCGCGCAAAGGTCCTGGAGTTGGGCGTCCACGAGGACAATACCAGGGCGTTGGCTTTCTACCGGCGGCACGGTTTCAACACCACAGGCGACAGCCGACCATATCCCCAGGACACGTCGAAGCGGGAACTAGTCATGGAAAAGGCCCTGCAGCAGTAGCCGTTGGCTTAGGGAGCAGCCGTGGGCTACGCGGCGTCGTTCCTGGGCACGGCAGTGCTGGAACGAACCACCAGTTTGGTGGGGTGTTCAGTATCGGCAGGTTCAAGAACCAGGCCATTGTTGATGGCGCCCAGCAGGGTTCGCACGGCCAGTGCTCCTTGCCCTTTCGCGTCCTGATCGATCGTGGTGAGGCCCATGACCTTACCGAGGTCGTGTCCGTCGATGCCGATGACCGAGAGGTCCTCTGGAATCCGCAGGCCGAAGTCGCGCGCCGCAAGAATGGTCCCGATGGCCATCTCGTCTGACGCCGCAAACACGGCTGTTGGTCGCTCCGGTGCGCCCCCCAGCAATTGCCGGGCAGCAGCGTAAGCACCTTCGATGGTGAAGTCCGCGGAAACGATCCATTCAGGCCGAACCTGGCAACCGGCGTCGTTCATCGCCTTTTCGAAACCACCGCGGCGCGTGCCGGGCAGTTTGAAGTCCTGTTCATATGCTTCCTCGCCGGTCATGTGGGCGATCTTGGTGTGGCCCAGGCCGATTAGGTGGTTTGTGGCTTGCAGTGCGATTGCGGAATCGTCGATCCGGATGGTCGAGGCTCCCGGTAGGGGGCCGCCGATGCCAACGATCGGACGATGGACTGCAAGGAGCTGCTGCATCTCCTTTTCGCTGAGCTCCAAGGAGACCGCAATGACCGCGTCCACGCGCTTGCGCAGGAGGAAGTCGTTGAATACCCTGTGCCGGTGCTGTGGGTCCTCGCCGATGTTGTAGAGGGTGAGGTCGTATCCGGCACTCAGTAGCGCAGCGGAGGCGCCCTCGATCACCGCCGAATAGAACCATCGGTGGACCGAGGGCACCACCAGGCCAACGTTGTGGGTACGGCCGGAGGCCAGGCTTGAGGCGTGATAGGAGAGCACGAAGCCGAGCTCGGCCGCAGCTGCACGTGCCCGTTCGCGACTGGCCGGGGAGACGTTGCCTTTGCCACTGAGCGCGCGTGAAACCGT
This window of the Arthrobacter sp. StoSoilB5 genome carries:
- a CDS encoding patatin-like phospholipase family protein, yielding MNTTPFSTLHVTSHLTGSAQDQPQEKPTNPAGRTTGRALVLGGGGSTGNAWLIGVIAGMFDAGMNVTTADLTVGTSAGSTAAAQLAGASPIEMFAAILEAPPQPQRQPQSQVNPLRHAETLRQANPLKQVVNHLERTSKIIAASTDAADMRRRMGAAALELDASADESRQAQWRATVASRLPSPQWPQRTVLITAVDARTGEPVVFDRHSGVELVDAVAASCASGFAYGIGDDRYIDGGYRSNAENADLAAGYARVLVLSPFGGRTRTPLEWGMHLATQVDALRAGGSHVQAVFPDSASEHMFGANAMDLSLRPSAAQVGYDQGRALVEELSGFWNVG
- a CDS encoding SRPBCC domain-containing protein — translated: MDSIFSHPEPDSEPSSPDSNELDPLVVTVVVPTNVSHAFMGFTDHPHLWWPLEDESVFGAGSHVEFEENLILETAEDGRTSVWGTIDDWQPPLSFHASWYPASTPLWSTELRVSFRAVEGGTELRLVHDGWEGAEDPAASRASYAEGWPRVLERYVRFMGGTVA
- a CDS encoding N-acetyltransferase, translating into MAYVESLEAAHRQTDAQWQERAAAMAGDSSVTLVADGGVDGSRFCGLMRVVLKHPQDPRKPLQAMLISVYVAPEHRGLGLADELLHQACEAARIDLRAKVLELGVHEDNTRALAFYRRHGFNTTGDSRPYPQDTSKRELVMEKALQQ
- a CDS encoding LacI family DNA-binding transcriptional regulator translates to MTGIKDVAERSGLSVATVSRALSGKGNVSPASRERARAAAAELGFVLSYHASSLASGRTHNVGLVVPSVHRWFYSAVIEGASAALLSAGYDLTLYNIGEDPQHRHRVFNDFLLRKRVDAVIAVSLELSEKEMQQLLAVHRPIVGIGGPLPGASTIRIDDSAIALQATNHLIGLGHTKIAHMTGEEAYEQDFKLPGTRRGGFEKAMNDAGCQVRPEWIVSADFTIEGAYAAARQLLGGAPERPTAVFAASDEMAIGTILAARDFGLRIPEDLSVIGIDGHDLGKVMGLTTIDQDAKGQGALAVRTLLGAINNGLVLEPADTEHPTKLVVRSSTAVPRNDAA